GGGACAGTTGCCTCTAAAATGATGTGAATGTTGCTCTGAACTGTCTTTTGTCGTGAAATTGGTCTAATGACATGTGTGTATCTGTCTCATACGTCTAGCACATGATTAGCGGTAATGAAGCGTATAGAATtatggaggaggaagatgacagttttttttcttcaggtgaaATAAACTATGCTAATGTTTTAGTGAAGTACAAATTAACTTCTGATGAATTAGTATTACAGGATTAGTAATATACTTTCTGAGAAACAACATAGGCATGTTGAATTTTTGTGTGGTATTTCTAAATGCATGTTCAAAATAGATCCTGAATTGatgttgatttctttttaggTAGAAACGCATTGCACCTAGCTGCAAAATATGGACATGCTTTATGTTTGCAGAAGCTTTTGCaggtactgaaaaataaaacttgtctGTTATGGTTTTTATTcttgagaataaaaaaaggtgCTCTTAAATATACTGATTCAAAATTGAGACATGCCACTCTTCTTAAACaattacatgctttttaaaaaataagatagtTCTGTGGAAAAGACCTTCTCATAGTAAATAACAGGTGGTGGCTAAAAGAGTgctaaaataaactttttgtCTCTTCACGTAGACAATCAAATCAAGTTGTAATTTCTACCTCTTAAAGAAAACGGAGTTGAGTGTCTTTTAAAGACTAGTGCTGCTCTTCTGAACATTTGCATTTAGGAACAGTAACACTGAAAGGTCTGCTCAAGGGTagtgttttcttcaaaagatgAGCGTTTACATCCATAAACTTTCATTAGTGAAACAGTATTAGTGGGTTGTCTTAGATTTGTGGGATAtttagttttttcttcatttattccTAGTCAGTTTATACTCATTTGAATTCTTTGGAACTTTCAATGGGTTCTTCTCGTCTTCTGTTTTTGATGCAGTTTCCATGCAGATATAAATGGCACACTTTCTGTGGAATGCCAGAACTAGTAGTGATAGTGGTAGCAAAGGAATAAgcatggaatcatttaggttgaaaaagatctttaaggtGGCAGAGAACCTTGGCTGTAGTGAATGAACTTTTGAAAGTGCTTGTGAAAAGTCTGTAGTGAATTACTCATTTTCTTTGCATGGTCTTAATTTACTTATACAACTTTTCATCAATGTGTTTAGAGCACTGAAGTGCATATATGTACTCATAGCTCTTTCATGTATGTTATTATATTTGTAAACtacaaacttttttcttaaatcagttTTTATTGTTCAAACCTCAAAATACTTCAAGATTTGTAAGTGCAATCTGAATCCTAATTGATAACTGGGGTTACTTATTTTAACAGTACAATTGTCCAACGGAGAATGTGGATCTTCAGGGAAGAACTGCTCTTCATGATGCAGGTAAAAGGCTTTTATGGCAACTAATATGAAATCTAGATTCACTGAATAGATTAATTGTCAGAGGGGCCAAattcttctcttttaattttgaTGACTGTAGTAATGAAATTAGAGAAAAAGTTCTATATTGTCATGACACTTGTCCTCAGTAACAAACTTGTTAACTGTCTTAGCAGAGGTTATAGGTCTGAAAGTCTCTTCTAATGTCCATGAGTTGCATGGTAAAAATCTTAAGCAAGTATCATGATCAGTGTTTTAGAGCAATGATGCTAATAGGTTAAGATAGCTTTACTCTGGATTGTGTGCATCCTCACTATGCTATGCAACGTGTCGAATGGTAGTGTTTGGTCTCTTTCACATGCTTTAGAGATGGCTGTGTGAGAGCTAAGTCATAGAGCCTTGTCGTGCTTTAACTTGGTTGCATGAATTTTTGTGAAACAAATACACCCAAGGAGGTGTTTGGGGTTTCATGAAGGCTGTTTTCAGCAGTATaacttttgctctttctttttctcttgaaagcTATGTCAGACTGTTCCTCTAGCATACAACTACTGTGTGATCATGGAGCCTCAGTGAATTCAAAGGACGGTGTAAGTTGCTGCTGATAGCATTTTCCTGCACGATTTGGAGTTCTTGtactttctctgttttctctgcctttccttatttctttcctccttcacCTCTTCAGGACGGGAGGACACCACTAGTGCTGGCCACTCAGATGTGTCGTCCCACGGTTTGTCAGCTTCTGATAGACAGAGGAGCAGATGTTAATGCCAGGGACAAACAAAACAGGTAATGCATGCAGAGTGTTGTCGGAATGCCTGCTGACACTTAAAGGGTAGGAAGCTGTCCCTTGGCTTTCAGGCTACAGAATAAATATGCTAAATTCACTGGAAAAGAATCTGGGATTTAGTTCAGAAGTAGATGTGCCAGTTCAATAATGCAGATAAGCGTGGcctttttttattgcttgttcttgtgtttaaaatacatgtagGCTTGTTACTgccagcagagaaacagcagctggttattttaaggttttgtCTGTCCAAAGCTGTATCTTGCACCCTTTGGGATCAATATACAAAATGGGTCATGACAAAACTGGTACCCTTGTCAAGAAGTACTTGAGTCCCATTGGAGCTCCAAAGGGACCTAAAGGCCTTGAAAAGCTGTTTGCGTCTCTATTCGTGAAAGGGGGCCAGGGGAGGGCTTTTCTATTTGTAGCTGCTCCTTCTGCCAGTGATTTCTTGGAGGATGGCTGCCTCGTGGCTAATGGACAtgaggctgctgtgggacaAAGCATGGGTACTTGGACTGCATGTTCTGAAGCTGGCGAGTGTTTGGAAGGCATTGCCAGGACTCCCAAGCACTTGTGTGCCCGCCGCCCAACTTTGTCTAAACAAACTTCTTGTGTGTTGTGCCTATTGAGATTTCTATCTAAATGGAGAGGAAGCCAAATTCATGTGAGTTTTCAAAACACTGGGTGGCTCTCTCAAAGGCAGTAGGTTTATCTGAGTTTCATGAAAATAGTGTCCTcgtttgcttttttaaacactgaccAAATGAACTTCCAGGCTTAGTTTCCTCCCTTTATAGAGGAAGGATTCATTGACTCAAGTTTGCATGATTAGACATAAGTGTATGAAGAATTCTTTCTGTAAGTGATTGGTCCATTAAAGTGTGAGATCCTGGAGTCTGAATACAATCTTTCTCCCCATCCTCAGGACTGCTGTAATGTTAGGCTGTGAATACGGCTGCAAGGATGCAGTAGAAGTTTTGCTCAGGAATGGTGCGGATGTTAGTTTGACTGATGGCCTTGGTCATGACTGTGCTTACTATGCCAGAATTGGTGACAATATTGACATTTTGGCTTTAATAAAAGCTGCCGTTGAGGATTCCAGCAAAGGTATGAAGAACATGGCTATAACAGTTTGCTGTTGTTCTTTCATTAGAATTGTGTGTCTTCCCTCTGCTGTGTCTTCAGGAACTGTTTTTTTGGAGGGCAGCTGTAGTCCTTTGAACAAAAATGTGCTAAATTGCTTGTTTGGGCAGGGAAAgaaggcttttgttttctgtttgtttttagaaaagcttttaagGTAAATGCAGGCTCCGGTGCCTCCAGGTATTAACGCTACTGAACCTGGCATTGCAATACTGATGCAATAGGAGTTATTTAGCCTTATTTGTAGAAGGACCTTGTATTTGTGAATATTTCCATATTTGATTAACTGGGGTGGTGGTGAATCTACCTCTTGAAATGTCCTCCTGAGGTCAAAACCAGATAGAATTAGTGGAATGTGTTGCATGAATCtgaatgaaatgctttttttaacttcctatttttgtggtgcttttttAGCAAGAGATACCATGAAGAAAGGGCAGCCTGAACAAAAGGTAAGGCTGTTTATATTCAGTATCTTCTAAGGTAGTACATCACTTGTATTGGTGAGAGCGTGATTAAGATTGTGCTATGATGCAAAACtagttcagtatttttttgaaTTCTTAACCTCGTATGTAGCTGAGAGGATGCCCTCTAATCCGATGGTGTGGCTGtttctatttgaaaaatatttgatgatGTGCACACTCAGGATTAGAGCTTTGATAAGCATCCTATTTCCTGTCTGGGTGAGATCATAGTGACCTCTTACTGAGAAGCTATCTGTCAAAATGTGGATGCTGGTAGTATTGCCCCCCAGCGGAAGCTGAAATGAAGGCTGAAAGCAGCCCAGTGTCCCCAGAAATGCATGTCTGCAGAACACAACAGGAATATAAATTAATACTTTACTGTTGCAATAACAGATTATTAATATGTCACAGAAGTGGAATTGGCTGCATGCACAGGAGGAGGTGAATGTCAAGCTGTATCAGAAGGAACATAATGCTCAGGTAAGCGAGAAGGATTTTTATGACTTGCCTATTACCCTATGCATAATGAACCAGACATACTAAAGACAAGATGTGCTTGTAAAGTAAGCATTAGTGATTCCATTAAGAAAGGTCGTATATATTGCTGTTTACTTAAAACTTAATTGCATGACTCGGTAATGTGGCAATTATGCAGATAAGCTGTAAacttttttcaggaaaagactTGTTTGTGTAATAAATAGTTGCAAGTCTGTTCATTTCTTAACTTTTCCTAGGTCTTAACCTTATGTATACTACTTCTGCCTGCAGTAAAATCAGTCTCACAAAActggaagatttatttttttaacttttcaagAGATGTGTGTTAAGTGTCTTACTAAAAATAACAGATGTCATAATCGTTCTACTAACCATTATTAACTTTCTCATCTCATTACTATGTcattacagttttcaaaaaggTAAACAACGTTTTAAGCTATGGGGAACAAACCACTGAGAAATAGAGGCCTGcattctgaaatgctttgtaaTAAAAGGATAAAGATCTCTAAATGCAACTTCTCTGGTTTGAGCTAAAGTAGTTACCACTGTTAAGGCGGCGATTATCAGGCAAGAGTTAAACATGCTTTATTGTTTGCATGTGAGCACTGGACTAATTGACAGTGCAAAGACCTATCATTTTCATGTGTTGGATTTATAATAAGTTACCGGGATGATTCTTGTAGCTGCTTGGAACAGTTAGCACATTTAAAGGTTGCTATGTTTCTTGCTGGTGAAGGCTTTTTCATTCACCTTTGGCTGCAGTGGTTGGGTTTCAGGAACTGTTTTAACATTAGTTATTTTTACTTGTTAACAGACAGCAGATAAGCAGCCTCTTGATTGCTGTCAGCATTGAATGTAATCTTAATCTGCTCAGACTTCGAAACGTTTATGTATGCTCCTATGAGAATGAGCAGTCTAGAACAGAAGAGCTTGAAGACTGGAGCTTGTGCTGATGTAAACCTTCAGAATGAAACAGACCTGGAATAAGGCCACAGAATCATTAGGGCAAGGCTTGGTGTCTTTAGAGACTGTTAAAACTGTTGTTTCAGATTCTTTAGTTTTCCCAATGTGCGTGTAGCGTggtagtggtttttttttttaattttattttttacttttaaggaATTGGAGTTAGAAAATCAAGATTTGAAAGATCGAATGAGAGAAGTACAAGAGGAGCAAAGGATGCTGCTGGATAGAATCAGCGGGCTACAACTACAATTGAATGAGGTAAACCAAGACTTGAAAGCTGTAATAGCCACCTGAGGCTGACAGTGAAGGCTGGTTgaggcagaaaagaaagcatgtgtAATTAGAATGTAGTCGTCACTGCTTTCCTGGGAATTACTTCTGTATGTGTCACTGTCACcttcttctgcagcagaagcatttGCTCCTGTAATAGTATTCAAAATGAGAGGAGGCATGTTACCATGTCATTCACTGATACTCATAAATTTTAAGCAATGATATTTATGGCTATACTTTACTATGTAATGCGAACCATGAGGTGTTCTGACATGTTGTAATTTTGGGTAAACTTAATCTGCACAATTAAATGTAGTTGTTGTGAGCACTTTATCATAGCCACTGCTTATTTTCTAGCTGTTACTGTGAGTGACAACACTGAGAAGAGTCTTCAATTGgcaaaaacagaagcaaaggttTTCCATAGGGAATTTCTCACCCAAATTTGAaatcctgttttttaaaaaaagtttcctttccttAGAGGCTTAAATATGACCAGTACAgttgaggaaggaaaataaaaacagggtggtttgttgtttgttgttgttgttggtttttttgtttggtgggtttttttctttgtggaggCTCACATTTGTTCCTTCACTGCATTTTTGTAGAGGTACAGTTAAAAAGCATATATAGCTTCCTCTAAATGCTGCACGTGGAtagaaagaatatttcttaGAATCATTGTCTTGTCTGAACTTCTCTTTTAAGCATTGcctttataaaagaaacaaaacccacaaaatccTTAATACTCACTTCCCAAAATAAGCAAACTTCTACtgaaaaaatgtacttttctgCCTCGGTAGTGGTTGATCTAGATAATTAAAAAGATACTCCAGTTTCCTACTATGCATGTCAAGAGACATTGCTCTGTCAAACATCCTtaacttctgtttatttctcttgCCAGAGGTTAGATGCTAAATGAAAGAGGAACAGTCAGAAGCATGTAGGATTAGAAACTGGGGTAGACTTGTCAACTAATGAACTGTGTATAAACCCCTTAAACGTTATTGAAAAAATGATTTGtgggggaattttttttgttatttttgcagGAGCAAATGTTTGCAGATGATCTTGAAAATGAGGTATGATGTATTACCTTAAAGCATCATAGAACTAAGAAACAGGGGAAGTGACTATTGCATTTGAGTAATGGTATTTAAAACtatagagaaaagaaagctatttATAAATACTAAGTGAAATATCTACTGGTATGTACTTATTTTGTAAAGGAGCACAACACTTCTATTACTACAAATAACATATAATCCCTGTGGCACCTTTAATGCAGACTTAATATTGTAAGCATATCTCTAGTGACTTTCAGTAATGCAAGatgaataaatattaataaattaaacaataGGAAATTATGTTGGTGCATATTCCCTTGACTCATTCTTCAGGACTCCTCTGGTAGAAGAGCAGTGTTGAAGAACTTCAGAATCAAAAATGTAGGGATTCTTTCAGTGCTGATCTTGGTTGAAGTTCTCCCTAGACCCTTGTCAAAGTTGCTTGAGATCTTATAAATCTGGCCATCCTTGTGGCTTTGGCTATTTGGCActctttctctttcagaaagatGAGTTGAAGAAAATCCTAACTACCaaggaaaaacagcaggaagaaagctTAAGAACTATTGAAGCTCTCAAAGCTAAACTCAAATATTATGAAGTACGTTAATTGATTTGAAATATAACAATTGATATCTATAGTAGTAAATACTTtagcaattttaaatttttgaaacTCTTAAATGGTTGTCTTACTGTAAAAGCTTTCCTTGCCCTTTAATCCCTAGCTTAACATATAGTaaaagtttgaaattaattttgaaattcattttgaaattttttgtttcttgctgtttgcttttagGTTGACTTTGTGGCATCTGGAAGTAACTTTGGTAATAgtaagttaattttttaaaacttgctaTGCATGATGCAGTGTTAGCATACACAGAcaaagggtgggttttttgttgtctCTTCCTTTTGTTGGTCTTAACTATAGTCAGGCATAACGTGTGTGTCCACACCTCAAACCTGAGTAGTCAGCTGGGCACAGTTGGGTTTGTATATGAGTGGTTGGGCATTATTGATCAGTCTCGCTTATGAGTGTCTGGTCTTGTGAAATGTGCATTTTAACTCTGCTACATCTTATAATAATATGGAAAACAAGCTGAGCAAGATCCGTGCTCCAAATTGAGCTCCCCTTTCCATTCTTTGTATCTTAATATCTAGCTTATGACAAGAAAACCACGGTCATTGTGAAAGCTTGAATGTAGGCAGGTTTGAAAACGACTTTAAACACAAGACCTCAGCTCACACTTCTGGTAGAAACTACTCCATTTCCAGAAACTGAAGTCTTTTGCATCCAATGTGTTACAGGCCTGTAACTTGTGTAACTTAATGTCACTTCATCTGTCAAGAGCAGTCATGAGAGCTGTTTGGCTGCCTGTCAGGAAGGATCATTTATTTGGAGTGCAAGGGCATGCTTTTCCCTGGTGTGTTCATATGCAGACATGCAGCTAGCTCAAGGTGGCTTTCATGGACTGTTTTGCAGAACAATTTACCTAGCCTGGCACAGTAGGAGTGTTTTTTCCTTAGGACACCTGGAAAAACTCCTCCTATGTGACTTAATTAACGAGTTGTTTTAATACTAAGTGTCTAAAACACCAACATGCAGCCTAGTGCAGTCCCAttgaacagaataaaattatgaagGAAAATCATAGTTCTTGTGATCAtatattactgtttttaaacagactaaatgctgtttgctttgaaaatctaGGAAAAGAAGATTTATTACTTAAACAAGGCCAGGTGTTTGCTGTGGAGTCACaggtaataaatattttaccaCTTGAGAGAATTTTAAGATAGTAATGTTTGGGAAAGCTAAATAGAAATGTACATATATTAAACGTtgcttctgaataaaaaaacTTTCAATACTTGCCCtgctatgtttatttttaactgctggTGCCCTCTAGAGTTATATATGTGGCAGAGCTTTAAATGCTGTGAAATTGTTGGATGCTGAATGGTCTGTAATGAGCATTCTTGAAACTGAATCAACAGACTATTTGATCAGTAGTCACAGTGTACAGTGCAACTGGGTATTCATCTCCAgagtttttttctattttaaattcagctgaaattcagaagattttttccccctgccagCTATACAATAATTTCCTGACAATTGTTGGCTGATAGCTAGCtacctttttaaagaaacaattatGTTATAAAGAAGGTCAATCAGACCCTTACAGTGAGTCATGTATGATAGGAATTGGTTCTAACTGACAAGCTGCTCTTACGCTTGAGTATTTCAGCTGTAATGCTTCCAGAAGTGAGTGATGGCTAGAAGTAAATCTGTACATCATATGCTTTCTTGCCAGATTTCACTGATACATGTAGTTTGTACGTTTTGCTggtaacacaaaaaaatccagtctgTTCTGTCTTGTTTTACATAAGTTCTAAGACTACTGGGttaacctctttttttttattattcttagtTGAAGTTTAAAATGAGtttatgtgtaatttttttttttaaagggggaggggggaagggggtgggcacagaaagccaaccaaccaaaaagACCCCAAACCATATCCCAAGCAGGAATTAAGTGGCTTTAAGCTAGTCGTGTCTGGAAGCCACATACAGTTTTCCGGTCCTTGGAATGTGAATGAGGTCATGGGAGCAAGTCTGTGCCGTGTAATAGCCATCATGGCTGGCAGGGAAGTGAAGTTGCTACTGAAGGCCACCTGACAGGAggcaaacactttttttttttttgagataccCTGTACTAGACAGTAAATGAAATGGCAGAGAAGGTTCTGTTAACCATGACATACCCTGTTttgattccttttaaaattattttcacatacTTGAGGGGCAAGGGAAATCTCTTAATAAATTGAAGTTCTTCTAGCATGTGAGTGGTTAAGTATGAATAACATTATAAGGGAGATGAATATACTGCACCTGCACTTTAACGCCAGTAGGGTCTGATGGTTGGGAAACAGTAATGCAGAGCTGTATACTCAAGATTTTAATGTTGAAAGCTGGAATACATGTTCTGTAATATGGGCAAGAACAGATTAGTgtgtttctaagaaaaaaaaaatctcaggcaAATTTTATGCTTATATCAACACAGGTTTAAGACAGTTATGTGTAGGACTTGTCAAACCTGTAAAAGTGTATCCATTTTGTGCCAATTTATCTTCAGTCTAGGTCTATGCTGAGACCCCTGGAGCTCTCTCTGCCAAACCAATCCTCCAATTCAGAGAAGgaaactttaaagaaagaacTTGACAACGTGAGGACCTGCTATGGTGCAGCAAAAGAGGAAATTAGCAAATTGCAGAGAGAACTGTCTCACAAGGTATCTGAATGTAAAGCTTTGGCATCAGAGTGTGAAAGAACCAAGGCAGAATCTGATGGACAGATAAAACAACTGGAAGATGCTTTAAAAGATGTACAGAAAAGAATGTTTGACTCTGAAGGCAAAGTTAAGCAAATGCAGACCCACTTTCTTGCTCTGAAAGATCACCTGACTAATGAAGCTGCTTCAGGAAACAGCAAGCTAACAGAGGAGCTGAAGGATCagttgaaagaaatgaaaactaagTATGAAGGGGCCTCTGCTGAAGTGGGAAAACTAAGGAACCAGATTAAGCAGAATGAATTGCTGGTGGCGGAATTCAAGAGAGATGAAGGAAGGCtagtggaagaaaataaaaggttgCAGAAGGAACTTGTTAAGTTGGAGATGGAGCGAGataaaaggggaagaaatgttGTGGAGTTAGAAGGGCAGctcaaagaaacagcagcaaagttaGCCCACTCTGTAACTTCAGAGAAATTTGAAAACATGAAGAGTTTGTTATCAGGTGAAGTGAACGAGAAAGCAAGGAAGTTAGCAGAGATGGAAGGAGAGCATGAAAAACTGCAGGCAGagattctgcttttaaagaggGAATCTGAGAGTCAGAAAGCTAAACTTGCTCAGTGTGTGAAGCTAGAAGACCATGAAAAAATGAGGAGTGGGTTTGAGCTAAAAAATGAGGAACTTGGGAAGACAATTTCTGATTTATCGCAGAAGAATCAGACTCTGCAGAAGGAACTTGAAAGGTTGCAGATCGATAACAAGATGCTTAAGCAGCAAATCCAGATGctaaaagctgaaattaaaagcCAGAATGTGCCGTTAAAAATTCACGAAGaattgaagaaaacaaatgatcTGACTGTTGGTGACCTGaccaaaaagctttttgaaataacaaagaagtacaatgaaagcaaagctgaagctgAAAAGTTGCTGGCAGAGAAGAACAACTTGAGTGAGAATATCAGCCACTTCCAAGCTGTGTACCTGTCTCCAGAGCAGCACGAAAAAGAAGTGGAAGCTTTAAAATCTAATGGTGTTGAacttgaaaagcagctttctgagcttcagaaaaaatatgatGATGAACAAGCAAAAGTGTGCAAACTAGTCTCTGAAAATGCAGTCATAAGAGAGACTCTCAGGGATCAGTATGTGTTGGCGACAACACATGAAGAGGTTAAAACAGTCCTGAATAACACTCTGGATAAGACTAATAGGGAGCTGTCAgatgtgaaggaaaaaatggaagggaTAAAGCAAGAATTCATGAGggtaaatgaagaaaatggaactttgaaaaataaggtTAAACTCTTACAGAATCAATTACAAACTGAATATATAAGTTTAAAAGATCATGAAACTACAGTGActactttaaataaaagcacacAAGAACTTCAGGAGAACAATATTGCAATTATGGCTGAGTATAAGAGGGGTCAAGAAGAAATTTTGCAGTTGCATGTAGAAATTGAAGCCCAAAAGAAGGAACTTGACACAATTCAGGAATGCATTAAGTCAAAATATGCCCCGGTTGCCTCCTTTGAAGACAGAGAACAACTCTTTGAAGCCACAGTGAAAGAATTAAAAGTGAAGCTGCAGGAGCAAGCCCAGAAGTGCAGAGAAAGCgaagaggaaaacaagaggTACAAACAGGAGAATGAAAAGCTCAAAAATGGCATTTTGTCCATCCAGAATGACTTGCAGCAGAACTATATCCTTGCTGAGAAATCCCACGAAATGGAAAAGATGTTTGCAAGCAAAATGGAGGAGTTAAATAAGCAACTGAGAGAATTGCTGCAGAAATATACAggtgagaaagaagagaaagatgagCTGCAAGAGAATACCAAGCAGCTGATAACTGTGCAGGCTCAGCATCTTCCGGCAGAACAAATTGAAGTCTTGAAGAAGGCTCTTGGTCACACTATAGAGGATCTAAAGGAAGCCTTCAGAAGTAAGAAGGAATGTTATGACAAAGAAACACTAAAAGTAGGAGAACTACAGCAGGAATTGTCAGggttaaaaaaatcttcaataCCTTTGGTAGAATATACACAAATGAAGGAAATGCTAGAACAAGAAATTGTAGCAATCAAAAACagcttgaaagaaaaggaagaagaaaacagagttaaaaatgaggaaattttGAAGTTGCAGTCTGAGATGCAGCTTACTCGACAAGCTTTAACCGACCTGGAGAGCAAAGAAGTGATTGACATGGCAGAATACCAATCCATGAAAAGTACTCTGGAGGCCCAGATTAATAGCATAGCTGAAAACTTGTCCAAGATGAATAAAAAGTACAAGGAAGCATGCGAGGAGGCTTTGCAAGCTAAAAAGAGTGAGCTTTCCTTAAAGGATGAAAAGGAGTTGCTTCAGTTACGAAGTTGCAGTATTGAACAAGAAATCAAAGACCAGAAAGAAAGGTGTGATAAATCACTGACAACAATTATTGACTTGCAGAAGAGAATACAGGAATCTGCAAAGCAGGTGGAAGCCAAGGATAACAAGGTAGGATGTGTCAGTTAATACTCTTGACACTTTCAGTTTAGTGGTAAGGAACTAGACTTCAAATACCACTACTTAGGTATTCAAAGCACAACTTTGTGTACTGAGCATTAGGTCCCCAGAACTGGCCCAAATTTGCTGAGATGAAGTCCTGGCTTTGGTAGCATTATAcgaaggtgggttttttttttctctaatgctTGATATGTTTCAGGCATCATATGTAGTGTCTAAACTCTAAAACTTCCAAGCTGAGTTTCAGACTTTTAGGGTATAAGCTCATTCTCCCATCGGAACTGTATTTGTTTAGTATCTCTGGCTTGCCTTCTGATGGTTTGTTGGTCTTTTTAGAAATTAGACCTAGAATATCTTTAGAGCATAAGTAATTTATGTGGCTGGCTGACCTCCAGGGTCCATACCTTACAAATTTCAGTGCTAGGAAGCAGTATGTGAATGAGTGATAGCATGTCATGAAAATGGAGTCTTCTATCTTAGCAAAGGCGCTTTAGTGTGGTGGCAAGCTGGGACAACAAAGACCCTTCAGTGCTTGCTGGTCTTCATCAAACTTCAAAGAATGttaaagaatattaattttcagtgaGACATCCTTAAATGAGggttttatatgcttttttttttaagataacaGAGCTGCTTAATGATGTAGAGAGGTTAAAACAAGCTCTTAATGGCTTGTCTCAACTTACGTACACCACTGGGATTCCCTCAAAGAGGCAGAACCAGCAGGTTGAAATGCTCCAGAACCAAGTGAAAACACTGCAACAGCAGCTAGCTGTAAGTAAACATGCAAGGTGTTGTCTGAAATGCAGTAGAATTGCTTACAGTTTCTGGTATAAACAAGGAAATACATATGTGGTCATAGGGGTTGACTGTAGGCTTAGACTTCAAAAGTAGAGTATTCATGATTTCCCCCTCACCTGCCATGGTTGCTTTTTTGTAAATCTGTCTGCTTCCTTCTGCACATTAGAACTGCAACATTTAGGAACTTttccagataaaaaaga
This genomic stretch from Falco naumanni isolate bFalNau1 chromosome 7, bFalNau1.pat, whole genome shotgun sequence harbors:
- the UACA gene encoding uveal autoantigen with coiled-coil domains and ankyrin repeats is translated as MDWREEVAEPSLRLCPSSAMASLQLNTDWNKYDDRLMKAAERGDVEKVSSILAKKGVSPTKLDVEGRSAFHVVASKGNLDCLNTILIHGVDITATDAAGRNALHLAAKYGHALCLQKLLQYNCPTENVDLQGRTALHDAAMSDCSSSIQLLCDHGASVNSKDGDGRTPLVLATQMCRPTVCQLLIDRGADVNARDKQNRTAVMLGCEYGCKDAVEVLLRNGADVSLTDGLGHDCAYYARIGDNIDILALIKAAVEDSSKARDTMKKGQPEQKIINMSQKWNWLHAQEEVNVKLYQKEHNAQELELENQDLKDRMREVQEEQRMLLDRISGLQLQLNEEQMFADDLENEKDELKKILTTKEKQQEESLRTIEALKAKLKYYEVDFVASGSNFGNRKEDLLLKQGQVFAVESQSRSMLRPLELSLPNQSSNSEKETLKKELDNVRTCYGAAKEEISKLQRELSHKVSECKALASECERTKAESDGQIKQLEDALKDVQKRMFDSEGKVKQMQTHFLALKDHLTNEAASGNSKLTEELKDQLKEMKTKYEGASAEVGKLRNQIKQNELLVAEFKRDEGRLVEENKRLQKELVKLEMERDKRGRNVVELEGQLKETAAKLAHSVTSEKFENMKSLLSGEVNEKARKLAEMEGEHEKLQAEILLLKRESESQKAKLAQCVKLEDHEKMRSGFELKNEELGKTISDLSQKNQTLQKELERLQIDNKMLKQQIQMLKAEIKSQNVPLKIHEELKKTNDLTVGDLTKKLFEITKKYNESKAEAEKLLAEKNNLSENISHFQAVYLSPEQHEKEVEALKSNGVELEKQLSELQKKYDDEQAKVCKLVSENAVIRETLRDQYVLATTHEEVKTVLNNTLDKTNRELSDVKEKMEGIKQEFMRVNEENGTLKNKVKLLQNQLQTEYISLKDHETTVTTLNKSTQELQENNIAIMAEYKRGQEEILQLHVEIEAQKKELDTIQECIKSKYAPVASFEDREQLFEATVKELKVKLQEQAQKCRESEEENKRYKQENEKLKNGILSIQNDLQQNYILAEKSHEMEKMFASKMEELNKQLRELLQKYTGEKEEKDELQENTKQLITVQAQHLPAEQIEVLKKALGHTIEDLKEAFRSKKECYDKETLKVGELQQELSGLKKSSIPLVEYTQMKEMLEQEIVAIKNSLKEKEEENRVKNEEILKLQSEMQLTRQALTDLESKEVIDMAEYQSMKSTLEAQINSIAENLSKMNKKYKEACEEALQAKKSELSLKDEKELLQLRSCSIEQEIKDQKERCDKSLTTIIDLQKRIQESAKQVEAKDNKITELLNDVERLKQALNGLSQLTYTTGIPSKRQNQQVEMLQNQVKTLQQQLADAKRQHQEVVSVYRTHLLSAVQGHMDEDVQAALLQIIRMRQGLVC